The genomic region GCAGCCCGATATCCGCCGCCTCATCGATCTGGTGCCGCTGGGCTGGGACGACCTTTCGGTGACCGACTCCGGTCTGGAAATCGGCGCCATGTGCACCATCCGCGACCTTTACGATTTCAGCGCGCCCGCGCAGTGGCCGGCCGCGTCGCTACTGCCCATCAGTTGTGAGGCGTTCCTCGCATCGTTCAAGGTCTGGAACTCCGCGACCGTCGGCGGCAACATCTGCATGTCGTTGCCCGCAGGGCCGATGATCACCATGACCGTCGCGCTCGATGCGACCTACACGTTGCAGGACACCGACGGTTCCCAACGCACCGTGGACGCAGCCGATTTCGTGACCGGTAACCACACGAACATCCTGCGGCCAGGGGAACTGTTGCAGCGGGTGAGCATTCGCCTCGACGCGCTGCGCAGGCGGCACGCCCACCGCCGGTTCACCCTGACCCAGCTCGGCCGCTCGACGATCTTCATGGTCGCCACGCAGTCGCCGGACGGATCCGATCTCGCACTGACCATCACCGCGGCCACCACGCGTCCGGTCACGCTGGCATTCGACACGATGCCCGACGCCGAGGCGCTGACCCGACGCATCGATGAGCTGGACGATGCGCTGTGGTTCGCCGATCCGAACGGAACACCGGCGCATCGACGCCATCTGGCCAAGCACTTCGCCGAGGAGATCCGCGCCGAACTCAGCATTGGGGATTCATGACCTACACGGTGAACGGGAGGACGTTCGACGACGAGCCCAGACCCGGCCAGTGTCTGCGCACGTTCGTCCGCCAACTCGGGTGGCACGGCGTGAAGAAGGGCTGCGATGCTGGCGACTGCGGTGCGTGCACCGTGTTGCTCGACGGCGACCCCGTGCACAGCTGCATCACCCCGGCCTTCCGCGCCGAGCACCGCGAGGTGACCACGATCGAGGG from Mycolicibacterium sp. YH-1 harbors:
- a CDS encoding FAD binding domain-containing protein; the protein is MDINTVTEVVRRPAEIPGSDWRSGDAWLAGGTWLFSDRQPDIRRLIDLVPLGWDDLSVTDSGLEIGAMCTIRDLYDFSAPAQWPAASLLPISCEAFLASFKVWNSATVGGNICMSLPAGPMITMTVALDATYTLQDTDGSQRTVDAADFVTGNHTNILRPGELLQRVSIRLDALRRRHAHRRFTLTQLGRSTIFMVATQSPDGSDLALTITAATTRPVTLAFDTMPDAEALTRRIDELDDALWFADPNGTPAHRRHLAKHFAEEIRAELSIGDS